The Papaver somniferum cultivar HN1 unplaced genomic scaffold, ASM357369v1 unplaced-scaffold_107, whole genome shotgun sequence genome includes a region encoding these proteins:
- the LOC113328317 gene encoding F-box protein At5g07610-like has translation MDGWLGEKVAPMSGRKQYSYAILEPDGDDDMRVFTRSIIHSDLRRLDQDVIFFIIISFKIPGLFIEKLRRPSGPPDDPEFEFPFIFLNNDNDDDATTGGGGVPLKTLDFVEVPPRNWEGPIAETSLRIEHSCNGLLCCTRITSQMAKEPRIVIHHIYIYNPTTKRYKALPRSPFRDVVKDYWNGVKSVSLAFDPIKSPDHYQVICIWVDIGKFEEHDLYYIEIYSSKTNSWRLSAESPFSARPLSSSRAPGVLWNCFLRPGVFWNGCLHWISIFSTMEDEASVYFDIEQDLVKPLPLPAVPNDDVWNFKYIGECRNHLYLVGIIGSCPDNYSIFEMEKDYSGWNLIYKLDLERIINAYHLDTVTHYNNTMDYYVWVMFLGEAEEKSSTKLVLLINATQLISYDLKEMSYREIYHFDPKTLTMTPGQAHGPLFCVMQSVLQ, from the exons ATGGATGGATGGTTAGGAGAAAAAGTAGCTCCAATGTCAGGTAGAAAACAATACAGTTATGCTATTTTAGAACCAGATGGGGACGACGATATGAGGGTGTTCACAAG GTCGATAATTCATTCTGATTTGCGGCGTTTGGATCAGGAtgttatcttcttcatcatcatcag CTTTAAAATCCCTGGGTTGTTCATAGAGAAACTAAGACGTCCTTCAGGTCCTCCTGATGATCCAGAATTTGAATTTCCTTTTATCTTCCTTAacaatgataatgatgatgatgctaCTACCGGTGGCGGAGGAGTCCCCctaaaaaccctagattttgtggAAGTGCCTCCGCGAAATTGGGAAGGTCCTATTGCTGAAACTAGCTTAAGAATAGAACATTCTTGTAATGGTCTATTATGTTGCACTAGGATAACATCTCAGATGGCCAAGGAGCCGCGTATCGTAATCCACCACATTTACATTTACAATCCAACCACAAAACGATACAAAGCTCTTCCTCGATCCCCCTTTAGAGATGTCGTCAAAGATTATTGGAATGGAGTTAAAAGTGTATCTTTAGCTTTTGATCCAATCAAGTCTCCAGATCACTATCAGGTTATCTGCATCTGGGTAGATATAGGGAAGTTTGAAGAACATGATCTTTATTATATCGAAATATACTCCTCTAAAACAAACTCATGGAGGTTATCTGCGGAGAGTCCTTTTTCAGCACGTCCTCTCAGTTCCTCTAGGGCGCCAGGTGTGTTATGGAACTGTTTCCTTAGGCCAGGTGTGTTTTGGAATGGTTGTTTGCATTGGATCTCGATATTCTCGACCATGGAAGATGAAGCGTCAGTGTATTTTGATATTGAACAAGATTTAGTAAAGCCGCTGCCGTTGCCAGCTGTGCCTAATGATGATGTGTGGAATTTTAAATATATTGGAGAGTGTAGAAATCATTTGTATCTTGTAGGGATTATTGGatcatgtcctgataattacagCATCTTCGAAATGGAGAAAGATTACAGTGGGTGGAATCTTATATACAAGCTCGACCTAGAAAGAATTATAAATGCATACCACCTAGACACGGTAACGCATTATAACAATACCATGGATTATTATGTGTGGGTAATGTTTCTTGGGGAAGCCGaagagaaatcatcaacaaaattgGTGCTGTTGATAAACGCTACTCAACTTATATCCTATGATCTGAAAGAGATGAGCTATAGGGAGATCTATCATTTCGATCCAAAAACTCTCACCATGACTCCAGGTCAGGCTCACGGG CCCTTGTTTTGTGTCATGCAATCAGTTCTGCAATGA